The Bradyrhizobium barranii subsp. barranii genome segment CGCGATCAGGCCCAGGATGATCGCGCTGGAGAAGGCGGCGAGATCGCCGAACTTGCCCGTGCCGAAGGTGAAATGCGCATTCCCCAGATGCCGGCGCGCGAAGCGGTAGGCAAAGGCGGCAATGCCAAGCGCGGCCGCATGCGTGCCCATGTGCCAGCCGTCGGCCAAAAGCGCCATCGAGCCGAACAGCGAGCCGGCAACGATCTCGCCGACCATCATGACCAGGGTCAGGACGACCACGAGCCAGGTGCGCCGCTCGTTCTCGTCGTGCTTCTCGCCGAGAAAGGCGTGGTCATGGGTCCATTGCTCGATCGAATGGGAATGCATCGAAAAGTCTCCGAAAGGTCCGGTCCGTTGACCCGCAATATAGACCTGCGGAATGTCCGGGCAAAATCAAGTCAACGAGCCGATTGACAGCCCGGGGCGGTTTCGTTGTAATGACGCTCATGGGGACTGAGCGATCTCCCCACGAGGCGACAAGCCCAAGTATCGCGTCCCGTTTGTTCTTACGAGGGCGCATCATGTCTTCCTACACAACGATATCATCTGACAAATTGGCACGGCTGATCGGCACGGCGAACGCACCTGTCCTGATCGACGTGCGCACCGACGAGGATTTTGCCGCCGACCGGCGACTGATTCCCGGCTCGATCAAGCTCAGCCACGACAACGTTCCGGACTGGGGCGGCGAATTCTCCGGCCGTTCCGCCATCGTCGCCTGCCTGCGCGGCGAAAAGCTCGCACAGGGCACGGCCGCCTGGCTGCGCCAGCTCGGCGTGCAGGCCGAGACGCTGGAAGGCGGTTTCGAGGGCTGGAAGAACGCAAAGCTGCCGCTGGTCGATGCTGCAAAACTGCCGCCGCGCGACGCCAAGGGACGCACCGTCTGGGTGACGCGGGCCCGGCCGAAGGTCGACCGCATCGCCTGCCCCTGGTTGATCCGCCGCTTCGTCGATCCCAACGCGGTGTTCCTGTTCGTCGCGCCCTCTGAAGTGGTCGCCGTGGGCGAGCGTTTCAACGCGGCGCCGTTCGACATCGAGAACGTGTTCTGGAGTCACCGCGGCGAGCTCTGCACCTTCGACGTGATGATCGAGGAGTTCGGGATTGCAACACCGCCTCTGCTGCGGCTCGCCACGCTGGTCCGCGGCGCCGACACTGCGCGGCCCGACCTCGCGCCGGAAGCCCCTGGCCTGCTCGCGGCCTCGCTCGGGCTGTCGCGGATGTACGACGACGATCTTGAACAGCTCGAAGCCGGCATGACGCTCTACGACGCCTTCTACCGCTGGTGCCGCGATGCTACGGCCGAGACCCACAACTGGCCGACCAACAAGGTGAAGGCGTGATGGACACCCGCGCCAATCCAACGGAAGCTGATGCCGGTCACGGCATCAGCTTCGGCGAAGCCTTCCGAGTCTGGCTCCGCGTCGCCTGCCTGAGCTTTGGCGGCCCCGCGGGCCAGATTGCGGTCATGCATCGCATCCTGGTCGAGGAGAAGAACTGGATCTCCGAAGGCCGATTCCTGCATGCGCTGAACTACTGCATGCTCTTGCCGGGACCGGAGGCGCAGCAGCTTGCCACCTATGTCGGCTGGCTGATGCATCGCACCGCCGGCGGGCTGATGGCGGGCGGGCTCTTCATCCTTCCCGGCATCATCGCCATCATGGGCCTCAGCTACATCTACGCGGCTTTCGGCAATGTCAGCTTCGTCGAGGCGCTGTTCTTCGGGCTGAAGGCGGCCGTGCTGACCATCGTCCTCGAGGCCGTGGTGCGCGTCGGCAAGCGCGCGCTGAAGAACCGCATCATGATCGCGCTCGCCGCAATCGCCTTCGTCGCGATCTTCTTCTTCGCGGTCCCCTTCCCGGTCATCATCATCGCCGCCGGCGTGATCGGATATGTCGGCGCCCGGGCTGGCCGCCCAGAGTTTGCCCCGGCGGCTCACGGCTCCGGCGGCAGCACCGCCGTGATCGACAGCATGCTCGGCGAAGCC includes the following:
- a CDS encoding chromate resistance protein ChrB domain-containing protein, with the protein product MSSYTTISSDKLARLIGTANAPVLIDVRTDEDFAADRRLIPGSIKLSHDNVPDWGGEFSGRSAIVACLRGEKLAQGTAAWLRQLGVQAETLEGGFEGWKNAKLPLVDAAKLPPRDAKGRTVWVTRARPKVDRIACPWLIRRFVDPNAVFLFVAPSEVVAVGERFNAAPFDIENVFWSHRGELCTFDVMIEEFGIATPPLLRLATLVRGADTARPDLAPEAPGLLAASLGLSRMYDDDLEQLEAGMTLYDAFYRWCRDATAETHNWPTNKVKA